The following is a genomic window from Lactococcus carnosus.
ATCGCCGCTGCTTTTTTTATTTTAACCATATTTTTGATGAGTAAGGGATGCATTTTTTGATGACTGATTTTAAAATTTTCACTAGCTCTTTGCGTATGAATACCGTAGTAAGCATCTACAGGAATGGCTCTTGTACCTAGGCTATCTTTTTCAATTCTCGTCATCATTGTCTCCCTATCAGGTGGATTATTTAGTTAATAGAGTAAAGCTTATCATACCAGCTAGTTTGTCGCAATAGGTTAAGTAAAATGCTGACCTAAATGCGGTATATCGTATTTTTTGATTAAGAAAATAAAGTAATAGCTTGGATTATGATAGAATAGCTTTAGGTAATCAAGAAAAAAATAAGCGAAAAATAGAAAGTGATGGGTGATATGGACGATATCGATATGACACTATTAAACACATTGCAAAAAGAGGGACGGGCGTCTTTAAAAAAACTAGCGGCTACTTGTTTTATTTCTTCTCCAGCAGTATCAGCTAGACTCCAGCGTTTAGAGAGAAAAGGGCTTATACAGGGCTATCAAGGTATTTTAGACTATAAAAAAATGGGCTATCATATTAAGGCTTATGTGAGCTTAGAAGTCAAACCAACAGATAAACCAGCCTTTTATCCATTTATTGAGTCTTGTCCTAATGTATTGGAGTGTGACTGTGTTACAGGGCCGTATTCGATGTTACTAAAAGTTGTCTTTCCGAGCACAGATGAACTAGATAGCTTCATAGGGTTACTACAAAAGTTTGGTCAGACACAAACACAGATTGTCTTTTCAACTCCTGTTGCATCGCGTGGCTTGATTCAGGAGTTAGGCGAATAGCTCAAGCGTCATTTGCGTACTTGATGCTGTAATCAGGTTCATTATACCATCGGATATATGACAAATAGGGTATCACCCTGACAAGCATAAGCAGTCAGAATATGGTAAACTATTGACAAGCTCATGCTAAAGTATAGGTGACAAGCGTGAGTCGTTAAACGTATTAGTTACATAAGCAGGCATAACTTGGAGGTAATAAAAGATGATTGCAATCATGCAGGACTTATCAGAAAAAGAAAAAGCACATTATGAAGCCTTATTTTCAGCATCGATCGTCACAGTTGATAGGCAATTAAGAGACACTTACCCTGACATTGCCATATTAGTATCGAAGCCGGTTGTATCTGCGGAATTTTTAGGCCACTTTCCAAATTTAAAGCTGATTTTCACAGTTTCAGCCGGTGTAAATAAGATGCCGTTTGCTTATCTTGAGGCACACAACATTATTTTGGCAAACAGTCGTGGCTTACATGCCGAACATATGTCAGAGCATGCATTGGCTATGATGCTGGTGCATACACGTCAACTGACGCTTGCCATAAAAAATCAGGAACAGCACCACTGGTCTCATGCTTCGGGTGTGTTTTCGAGCATTCAGGGGAAAAGTCTTTGTATTGTTGGCGCGGGTTCCATTGGTGATGCACTAGCTAGTAAGGCAACAGCTCTGGGCATGCGTGTCACAGGCGTGTCAAGAAGCGGTAAGGCAAATGCAGGTTATGACAAGATATATCAAACAAGTGAGCTGAACACCGCTGTCGCAACTGCAGATATTGTCGTCTTATTAGTCCCATTAACGCCTGAGACACACCATCTCTTTAATGCGTCAGTTTTTTCAGCCATGAAAAAGCATAGTATGTTTATTAATATCTCACGTGGTGGGACAGTTGATGAGGAAGCACTAGTCACAGCATTGACGGATGGAACACTCGCATTTTGCGGATTAGATGTATTTAGTCAAGAGCCTTTAGGGGAGGAGTCTGTATTTTGGGATATGCCAAATGTCTTGATCACACCCCATACCGCTGGGGAGATCGATGACTACTTTGACCGTGCCATGCAGATTTTTAAAGACGTCTTGACAGATTTTAGAGCAGGGACTGCTGTTAAAAATCAAGTTGATTTAGCACAAGGTTATTAACAGATACAAATCAAAATAGACGACGTAAACCTTGAGTTTGTCGCAAAAAAAAAGATCCTGTTCCAAGTGTGAAATGAACATCACATTGGGACAGGATCTTTTTTTATTAAGGTAGTGCGAGTAGCACAAAGTTTATTTCATAGTTGGGAATAATAAGACATCGCGGATAGACTGTGCACCTGTTAGTAACATAACAAGGCGGTCGATACCAATCCCCAGACCACCAGTTGGCGGCATACCGTATTCAAGAGATTCGACAAAATCATAATCGATACCTGTCGCTTCGTCATCGCCATTTGCAGCATCACTTGCTTGTTTTTCAAAACGTTCCAATTGGTCGATTGGATCATTTAATTCAGTAAAGGCATTACCAAATTCACGACCTACGATGAAGAGTTCAAAACGGTCAGTGAACCGCTCATCTTCAGGGTTTTTCTTAGCAAGTGGTGAGATATCCACAGGATGACCAAAGATAAATGTTGGTTGAATCAATGTTTCTTCAACATATTTTTCGAAGAATTCATTGACAATATGACCCCAACGAAAATGTGGTTCTACTTTGATATGATGCGCTTCAGCGACTGCTTTGGCAGCATCTAAATCGGCGATGTCAAAGAAGTTAACACCTGTTTTTTCGTTGATTGCATCCACCATATGAACGCGTTTGAAAGCAGCTGATAGGTTAATTTCTTGGTCATCATAAGTGACAATATCTTTACCAACAGCAGCCTTAGCGACGTGTTGGATCAAGCCTTCAGTCAAGTTCATGACATCCATATAGTCTGTATAAGCTGTATAGACTTCAAGCATTGTAAATTCAGGATTGTGGGTCGTATCCATCCCTTCATTACGAAAAACACGGCCGATTTCATAGACTTTCTCCATGCCGCCAACGATCAAGCGCTTGAGATGAAGTTCTAAGGCAATACGGAGTGCCATATCGATATCTTGTGCATTATGATGGGTCATGAAGGGTCTTGCAGCAGCACCACCAGCTTCATTATGTAATACTGGTGTTTCGACTTCAAGATAATCATGGCTATCTAAATAGCGTCTGACTTCAGAAATGATTTTGCTACGTGACACGAAGCGATCAAAGCTTTCACGATTAGAAATTAAATCGAGATAACGTTTGCGATATTTAGTTTCAGTGTCTGTTAAACCGTGATATTTTTCTGGTAGTGGGCGTAGTGCTTTAGATAAGAAAGTCAGTTTATCAGCTTTGATCGATAACTCACCCATATCTGTCCGCATGACTTCACCTTCGATACCATAGAAATCACCAAGGTCGGCATGTTTAAAGATGTCATAGGCTTCATCGCCAACATTATCTTTACGCACATAAATCTGGACCTGTCCTTCACGGTCTTGGATGTGTGCAAATGACACTTTACCTTTACCGCGTTTGGTCATAATCCGTCCAGCAATCGTTGCACGTTCAGCAAGATCATGCAAGTCTTCTTTTGATTTATCTGCATAGGTGTCATTTAAAGTTGCAGAGTTTGCAGTGCGCTCAAACCGCTTACCAAATGGATCAAGTCCAGATTCGCGAATCGTTTCTAACTTCTCGCGTCTCACCAGCATTTGGTCATTTAATTCTACTGTATTATCGTCAGCCATTCTATCCTCATTTCAAAAGTTCATTGCTCTTATTTTACCATATTATAGTAGCTTTGTGTAGATAGTGCCGTCAAAATCATGCCTGGGACTTTGCACGTATTGCTTTGTATAAACCTGGTTACCTATCTTCAAAAGTAGGCATTTAAAGTAGGCATTTATAATGAGGGGGTTAATGAGCATACGTGGAGGATGGGGTGATCACAAAAACTGGTATGGGATTAAGTTGAGCCGTATAAAAAAACTTACCGCTTTACAAGTGGCAAGTCTTTTCGTGTTATGCTTATTTAACTGGTTCATACTTTGCTAAAAACTCAGCAACCTTGGCATAGTAGCCAGCTTTATCAACTTTGAGTGCTTGGGCATGCTTGGCACCTTTTACAATCCAGCGCATCTTAGGGCCTTTAGTTGCTGCGTAATTCTCGTCTACCATGGCTGTTGGCACGAAATCATCCGCATCCCCATGAATAAATAGTGCAGGGAGTTTATTATGAGACAGTGCGATAACAGAACTTGCTTCTGGACTGCCATAAGTAAAGCCAGCTCTTAGTTTTGATATGGCAGATACTTCATATAAAATTGGGAAGGCGGGTAGATTGTACATATCTTTTGCCTGATAGCTTAATTCATCCCAGACAGAAGTATAGCCACAATCTTCAATAATCGCCTTGACATTTTTTGGCAAATCTTTTCCAGATGCCATCATGACAGTCGCTGCGCCCATAGAAACACCAAAATAAGTAATGTCAGATTTGGGATTACTTTTGACAAGTTTATCGGTCCATTTGATCAAATCACGACTATCCGTTACACCATAGCCGATTATTTTACCCTCAGACTCACCATGTGCACGGTTATCCGGCATCAAAACATTATAGCCGAGTTTATGGAAGAGCATGCCGTAAGCAGACATTTCTTCTTTCTTGGCATTAAAGCCATGTACAACGATGACGGTCTTATCCGTCTTGGTTTCAGCTGGGACATACCAAGATTTAAGCATCAAGTCATCGTTAGTCAAAGTTAAGGTCTTTTTATCAAGCTTTAGGAAGTCCTTTTCATCTTGATAAAGCGGGGAAGACTTTGGGGTTTCCTTAACAGTAATAAAGGATTTTTTGCCTCGAACTTGGGCAACGTTGAAGAAGTAAAAGCTTGCACCGACTGAGCCGATAACTAGCACGATTAGGAGACAGAGTATCACTTTAAATAATGTTTTCATTTTTTAATTATATCAAAATATGACCGTATTACCAGCTAACTAGTACTTGAAATATAATTGGTGGTTTTGTATCTTAAATTTTTGACAAGTCAGCCAGTTCATCGTATAATTGTTATCATGCTAACAGTTATACAGCTAACATAATGAATGAAGGAGTTAAAATGAACACAGGAAACATCGGTACCGAGTTGCGAGAATTGAATATCTCTTTATTACGATATGTCGCAAAAAATAAAGCGAAAGACAAGGCAGATTGCGATGCTAATGATAATAAGGACCATCCAGGTAAGTTGCATGGCTTACAAATTTGGGTGATAGATTATTTGATTAAGCATCAAGGTGAAGATGTCTTTCAAAGAGATTTGGAAAAGGAATTCGTCATGAGACGCCCCACAGCAACAACATTCATTAAAAAATTGGAGCAAGGCGGCTTGATTCGACGTGAAACGGTTGCCTACGATGCCAGACTTAAAAAGTTGATTTTGACTGATAAAGCGCTTGGTATGCAAGACATGATGATGGAACGAAAAAAAACATTCGAAACAGTTTTACGTGCAGATTTGTCGGATGATGAAATTGGTCAGTTCGTTGCAACGATTCAAAAAATAAAAAGAAATTTAGGAGGCGAACATGTTTAAAATACTGAAAAAGCTCACTGGAAAAGAGCTTCGCTATGTTGGCATTAGCCTTATTTTTATCATCACACAGGTCTATTTGGACTTGAAATTACCTGATTATATGAGTAAGGTTACAAAATTAATCCAAGAAAAAGGAACGACTGTTTCTCAGATTTTTGATCAAGGGAAATGGATGGTGCTGTGTGCTTTAGGCTCGCTTGCAGCAGCAATTGTCGTCGGCTATTTTGCGGCTCGTGTTGCAGCTGGTCTGTCACGAACGCTTCGTCACGATGTCTACCATCAGGTATCTGAGTACTCGATGGCTGAAATCAATCAGTTTTCAACAGCTAGTTTGATAACACGCTCGACAAATGATATTACACAAGTGCAAATGTTTGTTGCCATGGGCTTACAGCTGATTATAAAAGCGCCAATTACAGCAGTCTGGGCTATTTTTAAGATTGCAGATAAGTCTTGGGAATGGACGACAGCGCTAGGTGTTGCGGTGCTATTTATCTTGGTTGCCATTAGTATTATCGTCACCCTTGCCATGCCAAGATTTAAGATTATCCAAAAGTTAACGGATAAATTGAACTCGGTTACTCGAGAAAATTTGACAGGGATTCATGTTGTACGCGCCTATAATGCAGAAGGCTATCAAACAGAAAAATTTGAACGTGCGAATGCTGATATCACGTCAACGAATCTATTTATTCAACGTGTCATGGCCTTCATGATGCCTATGATGTCGATGGTTTCATCTGGCCTTTCAGTTGCTGTTTATCTGATTGGTGCAACGATCATCAAAAATGCAGCGATTGGTACACCAGGGAATTCACCACGGATTAATTTATTTTCTGATATGGTCGTCTTTACTTCTTATGGCATGCAAGTCGTGATGGCCTTCATGATGCTGACGATGATTTTCATCATGATGCCACGTGCTAATGTATCTGCTGGCCGGATTAATGAGGTGATCGATACAGACTCATCTATCAAAAATGGTACGAAAGATGGAGATGCTGCAACAGAAGTTGGGACAGTTGAGTTTAAAAACGTCTACTTCCAATATGCGGATGCTTCTGAACATGTCATCGAAGGCATATCTTTTAAGGCAAATAAAGGGGAAACTGTTGCCTTCATCGGGTCTACTGGGTCTGGTAAATCCACTTTAATTAATCTTATTCCGCGTTACTATGATGTCACAGCAGGTCAAGTGTTGGTTGATGGTGTCAATGTTAAGGATTATACGGAAAATGCCCTACATAATAAAATGGGCTTTATCCCGCAAAAACCAGTCATGTTTAATGGGACGATTCGATCTAACTTGGCCTTTGGGACAAATGCAGGTGGTGACTTAACTGATGAGGCCCTTATGTCAGCAGTTCGTCTTGCACAAGCAGAAGAATTCGTCACAAAAAATGAAAAAGGCTTAGATGCTGAAATTTCACAAGGTGGGCTCAACCTTTCTGGTGGTCAAAAACAACGTCTTGCAATTGCGCGCGCGTTAGCACGTCGACCAGAGATTCTGGTATTTGATGATAGTTTCTCAGCGCTGGATTATAAGACTGACCGTGTTTTACGTGATACCTTGAACCGCGAAACCGCAGAGACGACAAAATTAATTGTCGCACAGCGTATTGGGACGATTATTGATGCAGATCAAATTATTGTGTTGGACAAAGGGAAAGTAGTTGGTCATGGGACACACACTGAACTTTTAGCAAGCAATCCAGTCTATCAAGAAATTGCTTATTCACAACTATCTAAGGAGGAGTTAGCCTAATGAGTACTGAAACACAGACGTCTAGACGACCTGCGGGTCGTGGATTTGGTCCCGGAGGCGGTCTTGGTCGCGGTGGCGAAAAACCTAAGAATATCAAAAAAGCATTATCTGATTTATTGAAATATGTTAAGCCATGGTATGGTGGTATTTTTGTTGCGGCGATTGCAGCATGTGGTGGTGCTTATCTGACCATCATAGGTCCAGATAGATTGTCAGAAATAACAAATAAAATCATCAGTGGCTTACAAGCCAGCTTTATTCCTAAAGGCTATCCAGGTCATGGTGATATCGACTTGGATAAAATCATGTCGATTGGGATGTTACTGATTGCTTTTTATGCCGGATCTGCTATTTTGAGTTATAGTCAAGGCTTCATCATGGCGACAGTCACACAGCGTGCCTCTAAGAAATTACGGCAAGATATTTCGACAAAAATCAACAAACTACCGCTACGTTATTTTGATGGTCATCCTTATGGGGATACCTTATCACGTGTGACTAACGATGTTGACGCCATTAGCCAAGCGCTTAACCAATCTGTTGGTAGTTTAGTCTCAGCCCTCACCCTATTCTTTGGCTCAATCATCATGATGTTTAAAACAAATATCCAAATGAGCTTGACTGCCATCGCAACAACGGCTATCGGATTTGGCCTCATGATATTAATCATGAGTAAATCTCAAAAATTTTTTAATGCCCAACAAAGTGGGCTGGGAGAAGTCAATGGCTTTGTTGAGGAAATTTACTCAGGCCATAACATGGTTAAGGTATCAAATGCTGACAAAGAAAAACAAGATGAATTTGATGCCATTAATGAACGCTTATACAACTCTGTTTGGAAATCACAGTTTCTATCAGGTTTGATGATGCCGATCATGCAATTTATCGGTAACTTTGGCTATGCTGCGGTCTGTTTAGTCGGTGCTGTATTAGCAATCGATGGTAAAATCGAATTTGGGGTTATCGTTGCCTTCATGATTTATATCCGTCTTTTCACACAACCTCTTACGCAAATTGCCCAAGCAGTGACGTCTTTGCAATCAGCAGGTGCAGCATCTGAGCGGATTTTTGCCTTTTTAGCAGAAGATGAACTAGCCGATGAAACAGGTAAAGCAACAACATTACCTAATCCCAAGGGTGCTGTCGAATTTCAAAATGTACATTTTGGCTATAATGAAGACCGTGTCATCATTAACGACTTCTCAGCTAAGGCAGAACCAGGTCAAAAAATTGCTATCGTTGGCCCTACTGGTGCTGGTAAGTCTACCATGGTTAACCTTCTCATGAGATTCTATGACACGACTTCTGGGCAAATCATCATTGACGGTACGCCAATTAAAGAGATTACGCGTGAAGCTGTTCATGATCAATTTTCGATGGTCTTACAAGATACTTGGTTATTTGAAGGCACTGTCAAAGAGAATTTGATCTACAATCAAGCGAATATTAGTGATCAACAAGTCATTGATGCCGCCAAAGCAGTTGGTATTGATCATTTCATCAATACCCTACCAAACGGCTATGATTCGATGCTGAAAGATGCTGATGAGTTATCTGTTGGGGAACGTCAACTCTTAACGATTGCGCGTGCCCTCTTAAAAGATGCACCAATGTTAATTTTGGATGAAGCGACTTCTTCAGTGGATACGCGGACAGAAGAGCTCATTCAAAAAGCGATGGATAAGTTAATGGAAGGTCGAACAAGTTTTGTTATCGCCCATAGACTGTCTACCATCAAGAATGCCGATTTAATTTTGGTGATGAAAGATGGGGATATCATCGAAAGTGGTGACCATAAAGCCTTGCTTGCCCAAGATGGGTTTTATGCTGATCTATATAATTCACAATTTGAGCGTGTTGCTTAAAAATTTAAAAAATAATAGCCTTGTCTTTGATGTGTCCCCACAAAGTTAGTTTTTGTAGTGCTCCCCAAAACTGGACAAAAAATCCAACTTATAGGGAGTTTTATTATGGTAAAATATTCATATGAATTAAAACAACAAGTTATTGAAGATTACTTAGATGGTATTGGGGGGATAAAATATTGGCCAAAAAGTATTATTTACCGACAAAGTCAATTATTCTACAGTAGCTAAATGTTTATGAAAATTATGGTTTTGAAGGCTTAAAAATTAAGCGAAAAAACGCACGTATTCTCGCTAATTTAAGTTGTATGCGATAGCATGTTATGTAACCAAAGCTCTTTCGTATCGTGAAATTGCTAACTAGCTTGATATTGATGCCACAGCACTTCTGACTGCTTGGGTGCTTAAATACAAAAAAATGGTACAAATGATTTTAAAAATGAAGGAAAGCTCAGAAATATAGATCCTATGCCAAAAGTGCAACCTAATGAAGTGCAAAATCAACGCATTCGAGAACTGAAAATTCAACTTAGAAAAGCACAATTGAAGTAGATTGTTTAAAAAAATTGCGGAGACTTCGCGAAGCAAAACTTATCAAAAAAAGTTAAAATAGTGCGTAGTCTCCGTCATAAATATATGCTTACTGAGTTATTAGCGATGGTCCAACTAGCTAAATCCAGCTATTTCTATACACTTCATGCCAAAGAAAATAAGGACGTTGCACTCGAAAATAAAATTAAGGAGATACGTCAAGTACATCCTAATCATTGCTATCGAACCATCACAGCGCTTCTCAGACGTGATGGAATGATTATCAATGAGAAACGTGTGTTACGAATTTTGAGAAAATTACAGCTTCTCGTGACTAGTTTTCATCACAAATCAAGAAAATATAGTTCTTATCGAGGGTGTGTAGGGAAAGTAGCCAAACATTTGATTAGAAGACGATTTGAAACCATGATTTTCCATCAAAAAATCACAACAGATACGACTGAATTCAAGTATTATGATAACGGTAATATCAATAAAGCTTATCTTGATCCCTTTCTTGACCTATTCAATCTTGAAGTTATTTCCCCCAGCATTACTAAACACCCCAATGCACAATCTATTATGTATGCGTTCAATCAGGTAATTTACATCACTTCAAACTGTCCTTTGCGTCGTACTTTTCATTCTGATCAAGGCTGGCTTTCTCCAACTGAATACCGTTTGAAAATGGTACAATAACAAAAAAATCGAATGTAATTATTCGAGCCAGACTGAAAACAAAGTCCCCGTGGCTTTGTCTGTTTTATTGAAAAGAGGTATAATATAATCAATAAGTGATTTGGAGATTTTCTATGATTGGTAAACTAGCGTAAAATGCCAGAAATCAGATGCAATTTTTAATGCTTGATGAATTAATTCCAAAAGACCATATACTTCGTCAAATTGACGAAACAGTGGATTTCACCTTCATTTATAAGTTGGTTGTGGATAAGTATACGTTTGATAATGGTCGTCCGTGTATTATTGAAGCGAAACAAGTAAAACGCTTCGAGTTTCTCTTGAAACATCATGGGAAGATAAAAATTAAGCATGCAGTAAGATTTCTTAGGGTTTCTCGTTCCGGATTCTATGAGTATATGCATCGTCGTCCTTCAAAACGACAAGTGGAGCGAGAAGTTCTCTCTGAGAAAATTAAGGCTATATTTCATGAACATAAAAGACGCTATGGTACAGTTAGAATTACAAAAGTACTTCATAATTCTGATGTTTTGACCAACACGAAGCGTGTCGGAAAAGTGATGCACTTAATGGGACTCTACGCTAAGGGAAACCGTTATAAATATAAGCATTACAACAGAAAAAGGGCATCACTTTCAAGGCCAAATTTAATTAATCAGGTCTTTAAAGCAACAGCTCCTAATATAGTATGGTTGGGAGATATGACCTATGTACCAACCAAAGAATGGACGTTATACTTAGCCATAAATATTGACGTGTTTTCACGTAAAATTGTAGGTTGGTCAATGTTTTCACGGATGAAAGATAAACTGGTTATTGATTGCTTCTTGCAAGCTTATGGGAAAGAACACCCTCAGCCTGATTTGATTGTCCATACTGATCAAGGGAGTGAATATACAAGCTCCCTTGATCAATCTACCCTTCGTCAAGTCGGTGCTAAATCCAGTATGAGTCGTAAAGGCAATCCCTATGACAATGCCATGATGGAGTCTTTTTATAAGACGCTAAAGAGGGAACTGATTAGTGATGCTTATTTTGAGACAAGAGCTGAGGCTACCCAAGAAATCTTTAGATACATTGATACCTACTACAATACAAAGAGGATGCATTCAGCTCTTGATTACAAGTCTCCAAAAGACTTCGAAAAATATAATTATTAAATTCTCTTAACTCTGTGTCTAGTTTTCCGTTGACTTTCCACATTTGTCCAGTTTTATGGGTGCACATCAATATAATGAGTTCTTTTAGATTTTTTAGCTTTATACCGTGTTGCGATGATAAGCTAGATAATTGTTTATTTGATAGTTTTTTTTTATTGTCAACTATATTTTGTTTTAAAAAAATTGCAAGCTTTTCTTTCTTCATTACGTTATTGAATTTATGGTCACTTATCAAATAATTTAATATATACTCTTGATCAACTAATTCACTAGAATCTAATTCTAATGTAGGATCAGAGTACTCTTTATCACGAACAGACAGCAATATTTCTCTTAACATATCATCTTGAGATAATAGACTAGCATCTCTTATTTCAGGATGTACTTCATCTTCATTAATTTCATTAACTTTTTTTAAATCGAAATCGAAATCTTTCCATAAACGATTAAAATTATTTTTTATAGTTTGTTCAGGTATTTTATTCCAATTTTCCTGAAAATCATTAATATCTATAAAAACTTTTAGTAATGATTCTTTATCAATTTTGAACCCTTGATATGCGCTGAAAGGCTCTCCAATTTTTTCTATGTCTATATCATATAATAGAGGAATTATTCGATGCTTTTCGAGTGTTCTACTTATAGCACCAGCTTCAAAATATATCCATTTAGAAGATAAATTAGTCGATGTCAGAAAGACAATTCCAAAATTTGTATTATTTAAGCAAGACTCTATGTTTTGTCTCT
Proteins encoded in this region:
- a CDS encoding Lrp/AsnC family transcriptional regulator, which translates into the protein MDDIDMTLLNTLQKEGRASLKKLAATCFISSPAVSARLQRLERKGLIQGYQGILDYKKMGYHIKAYVSLEVKPTDKPAFYPFIESCPNVLECDCVTGPYSMLLKVVFPSTDELDSFIGLLQKFGQTQTQIVFSTPVASRGLIQELGE
- a CDS encoding D-2-hydroxyacid dehydrogenase, with the protein product MIAIMQDLSEKEKAHYEALFSASIVTVDRQLRDTYPDIAILVSKPVVSAEFLGHFPNLKLIFTVSAGVNKMPFAYLEAHNIILANSRGLHAEHMSEHALAMMLVHTRQLTLAIKNQEQHHWSHASGVFSSIQGKSLCIVGAGSIGDALASKATALGMRVTGVSRSGKANAGYDKIYQTSELNTAVATADIVVLLVPLTPETHHLFNASVFSAMKKHSMFINISRGGTVDEEALVTALTDGTLAFCGLDVFSQEPLGEESVFWDMPNVLITPHTAGEIDDYFDRAMQIFKDVLTDFRAGTAVKNQVDLAQGY
- the lysS gene encoding lysine--tRNA ligase, encoding MADDNTVELNDQMLVRREKLETIRESGLDPFGKRFERTANSATLNDTYADKSKEDLHDLAERATIAGRIMTKRGKGKVSFAHIQDREGQVQIYVRKDNVGDEAYDIFKHADLGDFYGIEGEVMRTDMGELSIKADKLTFLSKALRPLPEKYHGLTDTETKYRKRYLDLISNRESFDRFVSRSKIISEVRRYLDSHDYLEVETPVLHNEAGGAAARPFMTHHNAQDIDMALRIALELHLKRLIVGGMEKVYEIGRVFRNEGMDTTHNPEFTMLEVYTAYTDYMDVMNLTEGLIQHVAKAAVGKDIVTYDDQEINLSAAFKRVHMVDAINEKTGVNFFDIADLDAAKAVAEAHHIKVEPHFRWGHIVNEFFEKYVEETLIQPTFIFGHPVDISPLAKKNPEDERFTDRFELFIVGREFGNAFTELNDPIDQLERFEKQASDAANGDDEATGIDYDFVESLEYGMPPTGGLGIGIDRLVMLLTGAQSIRDVLLFPTMK
- a CDS encoding alpha/beta hydrolase, which encodes MKTLFKVILCLLIVLVIGSVGASFYFFNVAQVRGKKSFITVKETPKSSPLYQDEKDFLKLDKKTLTLTNDDLMLKSWYVPAETKTDKTVIVVHGFNAKKEEMSAYGMLFHKLGYNVLMPDNRAHGESEGKIIGYGVTDSRDLIKWTDKLVKSNPKSDITYFGVSMGAATVMMASGKDLPKNVKAIIEDCGYTSVWDELSYQAKDMYNLPAFPILYEVSAISKLRAGFTYGSPEASSVIALSHNKLPALFIHGDADDFVPTAMVDENYAATKGPKMRWIVKGAKHAQALKVDKAGYYAKVAEFLAKYEPVK
- a CDS encoding MarR family winged helix-turn-helix transcriptional regulator gives rise to the protein MNTGNIGTELRELNISLLRYVAKNKAKDKADCDANDNKDHPGKLHGLQIWVIDYLIKHQGEDVFQRDLEKEFVMRRPTATTFIKKLEQGGLIRRETVAYDARLKKLILTDKALGMQDMMMERKKTFETVLRADLSDDEIGQFVATIQKIKRNLGGEHV
- a CDS encoding ABC transporter ATP-binding protein; protein product: MFKILKKLTGKELRYVGISLIFIITQVYLDLKLPDYMSKVTKLIQEKGTTVSQIFDQGKWMVLCALGSLAAAIVVGYFAARVAAGLSRTLRHDVYHQVSEYSMAEINQFSTASLITRSTNDITQVQMFVAMGLQLIIKAPITAVWAIFKIADKSWEWTTALGVAVLFILVAISIIVTLAMPRFKIIQKLTDKLNSVTRENLTGIHVVRAYNAEGYQTEKFERANADITSTNLFIQRVMAFMMPMMSMVSSGLSVAVYLIGATIIKNAAIGTPGNSPRINLFSDMVVFTSYGMQVVMAFMMLTMIFIMMPRANVSAGRINEVIDTDSSIKNGTKDGDAATEVGTVEFKNVYFQYADASEHVIEGISFKANKGETVAFIGSTGSGKSTLINLIPRYYDVTAGQVLVDGVNVKDYTENALHNKMGFIPQKPVMFNGTIRSNLAFGTNAGGDLTDEALMSAVRLAQAEEFVTKNEKGLDAEISQGGLNLSGGQKQRLAIARALARRPEILVFDDSFSALDYKTDRVLRDTLNRETAETTKLIVAQRIGTIIDADQIIVLDKGKVVGHGTHTELLASNPVYQEIAYSQLSKEELA
- a CDS encoding ABC transporter ATP-binding protein, whose translation is MSTETQTSRRPAGRGFGPGGGLGRGGEKPKNIKKALSDLLKYVKPWYGGIFVAAIAACGGAYLTIIGPDRLSEITNKIISGLQASFIPKGYPGHGDIDLDKIMSIGMLLIAFYAGSAILSYSQGFIMATVTQRASKKLRQDISTKINKLPLRYFDGHPYGDTLSRVTNDVDAISQALNQSVGSLVSALTLFFGSIIMMFKTNIQMSLTAIATTAIGFGLMILIMSKSQKFFNAQQSGLGEVNGFVEEIYSGHNMVKVSNADKEKQDEFDAINERLYNSVWKSQFLSGLMMPIMQFIGNFGYAAVCLVGAVLAIDGKIEFGVIVAFMIYIRLFTQPLTQIAQAVTSLQSAGAASERIFAFLAEDELADETGKATTLPNPKGAVEFQNVHFGYNEDRVIINDFSAKAEPGQKIAIVGPTGAGKSTMVNLLMRFYDTTSGQIIIDGTPIKEITREAVHDQFSMVLQDTWLFEGTVKENLIYNQANISDQQVIDAAKAVGIDHFINTLPNGYDSMLKDADELSVGERQLLTIARALLKDAPMLILDEATSSVDTRTEELIQKAMDKLMEGRTSFVIAHRLSTIKNADLILVMKDGDIIESGDHKALLAQDGFYADLYNSQFERVA
- a CDS encoding IS3 family transposase, with product MLTELLAMVQLAKSSYFYTLHAKENKDVALENKIKEIRQVHPNHCYRTITALLRRDGMIINEKRVLRILRKLQLLVTSFHHKSRKYSSYRGCVGKVAKHLIRRRFETMIFHQKITTDTTEFKYYDNGNINKAYLDPFLDLFNLEVISPSITKHPNAQSIMYAFNQVIYITSNCPLRRTFHSDQGWLSPTEYRLKMVQ